The Malus sylvestris chromosome 3, drMalSylv7.2, whole genome shotgun sequence genomic sequence TTGTTTCAATCATGAAAGCAATCAAGTTCAACAGTCTAAATCCTTAATGCAAATATAAACTGTCATCAGCTCTAACTAGATACAAAAGACAAGTCAAGCCTCTACAGAAGGGGATTAATGAGTTTAGAAATCTAATCGTCATGACTCATCCATCAAATAGTATACAGCACAACTAATCATTAAGAGGACACCACACACAAGCTTTTCACCCAAGCATACCAAATccttattaaataatataaatacaAACCTGATGCAGTAACATATAAGTCTATGATTGCCAATCCAAAAATTTTACAAAGTTGCTTGGCTATGAGGAAAGGAAAAGATGCTGAttttattcaaaaccatgaCATCATTTGAACTACCACAATATAAACTTTCCTACCGACCGAGCTAATATATTGATTGGCTATGGTTTTCATTTTTGGTAATCTAAGGCATTGtatagcatatatatatgtcttaACATCACAAGACATTCTATTTAATAACGCTGACTTATAGCAACATTTTAATGAAGTGAAATTCCAAGAAATATGTTGTAAAAGAAAAGTTCAGAACTCACTCCAGAGACAAGGCTACATGAAGCAAATGCCAATGAAGACGAAGAAAATGGAGATTTCCCAGGTTTGTTTCCCTTCTGGCCATTTTTAGTTGCATCTTGATCTGCAGTTGCAGACCCAAAACTTGATGGCGCAACATCATCctcatcttcctcttcctcttcctcgtcCTCGTCCTCTTCATCCTCTTCAACTAAGGGTTTCTCATCTTGCTTTGCCGATGCAGCAGAAGTGTCTTCTTCCTCCTGCAAACTCATTTCCGccttctcttcctctttctctctcatctttaACTCCTCATCCATATCCTCAATTACCTCTTCCAGGCACAACTCAGCCTCTACAAGTTCAAGTTCTTTTTCAATCAACTTCAACTTCACCTCACTGGCTTTCCTCTTCTCTTCAGTCCATTTCTCTACTTTTTCAAGAACGGGCTTGCATGCATTTTCCACTGCTGATACCACACGCATCCATAAATTTTTCTTCTTCACACCAACATTCCTTCCATAGAAATCATCAAAACCAAGGGGAAGGAACTCCACCTTTTTTGGGTCCACCTCTTCCCCATCTTTCAGAAGCGGCTGCCAAAACAAGCGCACCCCATATTTTTCATCATTGATATAGTTGATTAACCGTCCAGTTCGTGTGTGTAGGATTATGGGATCTTCAGTATATACAAGCTTCGATGGGTCTTCAGGATCAGGCTCTGgttccttgttaagaagaacaAATTCTGGAGTTTCATCTGATCAAGCAAATGTAACATACATTAGTACTAGTAGGCAACTTAACTTTGTCCTTTTTGGTGGAAGACCAAACCACGCATTTATATTCAGAGAAGCACAAAACTAAATGGAATTTGATGAAGCCAATGGCTTATGTGGACAGGTGACACCTATCAAATTTTACAATGGAAGGATAAAAGGGTTCATAAAATTGAGTTTGTCGTATGTCTGGAAGATCCCTAACATTCTGCTTCTTACTTcggagaaagaaggaaaaagaaattcatGTATGGGTGGATGTGCAGAGCAaattttttgaatgaatgcgAGATGAAGAGGGCGTATGTCTATGGATGATGAAATTAATACCCTTTGACCACCAGTATTCAAGCTCAGCAGGCATGGGTATCCTCAGTGGAGCTTTATagaaggagttcaaccacattTCCCTTTCTTCATCGACCTCATGCACATACGTTTTCCAATAATCAGGTACCTGACAAAGAAGTATAAATACTTTTCTATGAGAAAAGAAGTATTACATGCTCAACTTCTTAAACCTGATCAATCAATTTCCTGACTAATTAAGTATATTGATTTACTTTCATTTTTTGTTACGTGAAAAATTTTACCAGCCATAAACAATTGATGATAACTTACTTCATAAAATTGGTTTATGAAGCCTGGTGCCATCCAAACATCATCATCTTCATAAAAGTAGGGATGTTGAGGATCACCATAAGGTCCCCTTTCCTCCCTAACCactttaaaagaaaagaaattccaTTGTCATGAACAAAGGAGAAATCACAGAGTCTACAAAAGCTGAACGGATCTTATGGTATAAACCAGATCTAAATGATGCAAGCATTTATAATAGTCATTCAAAGTTCAAAGTTCCTATGTACGTAATCTACAAAATCAACTAAATCTGCATTTTCTGAGAGCCAGATTatcaaaaaatattaataataaatggAGCAAGGCCCCAAGAAGGGCTGTATTCCAACACAACTAAATGTATGCAAACCTATATGGGGTGTTGAAGAACTATTGGTATCTCTTCGGTAAAAATAACATGTACATTCCATAGCATACTGAAATGCTAtcattttttttggtcaatgtcCTCAAATACTGTCTATATGGACAATTTTACACCTAAATCTGTGAATAAATATACTAAAATATGTAGGCCATATTCCTGACAATGATGGTATATGTTTTAGTGCATATTTAATTAACCTCTGGCCAGAAACGTCCAACAATAAAAGTTGAGTACAAATTTTCAGTTTCTACAAGATACAACAATTCACAATTTAATTTTATGGAAGGCAATTATTGGTATTAAAAACATACTTCCATCAGGCTTGTTCACAAACATCCGAGCCTTAGCAGCAGCCACTTCTGCAATACCCGCGTGCATCTGAAAGCAACCAACACATAAGAGAAATCTTCACACAGATGGTAACTTTCGCCTCTGTATAATACATCAAAGAATGAACATATATTTTTACCGCTGATACATCCTCATCACAACCAGTATCATCCTCCACTAACTCCCCAAAATAGAACCGACCCTGCATGCAAATAGAAGGTAAAGTACCTTAACTCAATAACCATAATATAGTATCAAGCTGTTATACACTGAGGAATGCAAACAAGGGTAAAACTTTCACATTATTTGGTGCCGGAAATTCTTGGCATGCCCTACAGGTCATTTGATTTCTTTCCACCGTAAACTTTTTTCACTGGCATCCTCTACAAGCATCCTTTATTGCTAAAGAGTATACTGGGATTTCCCACTTTCCCACAATTATTAGAGATAGGCTGTCGTTGTAACCTAGGGATCTAATTTTGAGTTAAGAGATGTTATTAAGTTATTACGAAGCCCTAGGGTAGTTTACAACTTGGTCTACAACTCGTAGATTGGGAGACGGAGTCTATATCATATTAGGATTAGAAGTAGCAGAAAACAATAAGAAAAAGTATCAATGTTTTATGGAAACATGGGTGGTCTCAATTCACAGGAATAGGAATAGTCATACCAGTATCATTATAGGTCAAGGGAAGCTATAGATATTctctaaaatataaaaactgaaaatgaaaCTTGAAGAAATATAAAACTAACTAATGATGCATCACTGAAAACTTACAGTACTGAAGTTCATAAAAGAAAGCAAAGCATTTATACCGGTACATCAGTTTTGGTATTAAAGCTATTTTTTTCCAAATCAACTAGCCATGTCTTGAATCTCAACAACCCTCTTTCTAGAGAATAATATGTCTTACTACCCCATACATGGTTTAACCTAATTTCTTGGATGTTGCTTTGTGTATTTTATTGTGACAAACAACAGGAAAAGGTCTCCATTTGTACTTGATAAGAGGCAATAATTCTCCACTCTTTTGACTTCTTCCATATCTTAAAGCTTACTCTATGTGTTCAgtgaattttttaaaagaaatggCTTAAATTTCATGCACCTACATAAATGGTACGCTCGTTGATTTCATATACCCCACATCCATGCATTCTGGCATGCTTCCACTGACCAGCATAACGATATCGACCTTTCTCCCTgacaaagaaacatcattagataaaatcacaaaaccagTTTCAGAAAAAGAATACCTATTTATATCTTGTACAGCTGTACAGTAAAATTTGCAAATGGCTTGATAAATGGTAAATCAAAATTGTAAATTACAAGCCCTCAGGCCCATTTCACCTCTTCTGATTGGCAAAAAGGTATATATGCCAAAAGCTAGCTACTCTATACTCACATCTAGACTGTATGGGACTATTTCAGCACCAGATATTTGCTGGTGGCTTGTTCTGACATTCTTGATACCATCAAAATAAGATCCTACGGGTTGGCTACTAAAGAAGGGGAAGTGGTATCTTAGTCAATACGATACCACTTTAGGAACTCAAGCCCATTGACCAACTATCTCACTTGATTTTACTTGATAATCCATACAAATAGCCATATCAGGATTACATATTGAAAAACTAACCACATCTTACAATcttaaataaatcaaatcattAATATTACACAGAATTCATCAAAAAACAATCCTATTACAACCAATGTAACATAGAAGCCTATAACTTACGGTTTCCTCCCAAATTGTCTGATCCACTCTTCACTTTCATAAAACGGTACTTCAGTCTGCCCACCTGCTAGAAGAATGCTGTCTTCAATATCCATCTCCAGCCATTTCTTATCTTCTGGGGTCATATAATCTCTTGATATTATGTGCCCTTCAGCACGCATTTGCGCTTCAAGCCTTACAAGAGGGTAACAAGTACCTCAATTAGTTTATACTGCACAGaaaaaaattcttaaagaaCCAACTGCCATGATATACCAgggcacatatatatatagggataaTAAACTTACTTGGAACCTGGAATAGGCTCTATATCAGGTATATCAACTTCAACAACCCCATGACCCTCCATGTTATTTTGAAGCCATTCACCTTCATACCTACAAAAAGGATATgaaattttatttctcacataaAAAGAATGAACTAATTGCAAGCTAGCCAAATTAATAAACTTAGATAAACATAAACAGGGTGGGGGCCTCAGACAAGGCAAAAGTAACAATGCCcatttatctatttattttttctaataTATTGAACTTGAAAACTACTCTAACCTGACGGAAAAGAACCATAGTGATAGAGTAGACTATATGTCCTGCATAAACTCTTTGATACAAGCTTTGTCCACCACACCCTAGGATGCAAATGTCAAAATACTCACCATCCCGTCATATGCCCcatcaaaacaaaataaagaaagataCGTTCGCTCAGCCCATCTTTCTTTCACATTTCTGTGTCATTTCATCATTCTCTTCTAGCCATTTTAAAGATGTCCAAGATAGTCGTCGACATATAAGAGTCACAACTGAAATTAGTAAATTATATACAAACCTGACAAGTCCCTGCTCGGCAACGTAGACTCCTTTCCCATGAGCCAAGTCATCCCAGACAGTGCCCTCATACCTTCAACAAAGACCGTCATAGCATAATGTGATAAGAAACATGATaagttaaaacaccaaaaagcAACAACTTTTAACATAAACGGAGTAAAAATACGATCTTTGCAGGAATGTAGAGAATGAACATTCAATTGACAAACTAACTATACACAAATTTGAAAGCtgtaaagaaagaaacaaaaacatacGTGCTTCCATCTTCGAAAACATAGCTAACCCATTTGAGAAACTCCTCAATCCTATCCATTTCCTCAATCACAGCCTTGGGATTGGAAATGTCATAGTGGTCATCCGGTATAGCTGGGTAAGGCTTCCGGTACGGGACATAAAACGGGGCAATTGGAGGGTCCTTGCCGGCCTTAATCTCCTCCCGGACAATGTCCCACTCTTCCTCATCAGCCCAAACCGGGTCCCACCCGGGGTTGGTCATCTCCAACGGAGCGTCCCCCCATAACTCCTTCAAGTCCTCCTCCCTCCAATTCTCCGGGTCCTCTGGAAAATCGAAAAGGTCCTCATAAAAGACATAGCTTTCGTCCTCCTCGTCCTGCCTTCTCCTCACTCTCTTCC encodes the following:
- the LOC126615488 gene encoding protein TIC 100-like, coding for MPDQDSPKPTESQLKNQKSDSNSDPDEEKANLSSSDDSESEYDSDESSEYEGDGGGGGPDGGEADDSLKYIRPGEDIPEADNTPEVNMKLFSQVLQGKRVRRRQDEEDESYVFYEDLFDFPEDPENWREEDLKELWGDAPLEMTNPGWDPVWADEEEWDIVREEIKAGKDPPIAPFYVPYRKPYPAIPDDHYDISNPKAVIEEMDRIEEFLKWVSYVFEDGSTYEGTVWDDLAHGKGVYVAEQGLVRYEGEWLQNNMEGHGVVEVDIPDIEPIPGSKLEAQMRAEGHIISRDYMTPEDKKWLEMDIEDSILLAGGQTEVPFYESEEWIRQFGRKPEKGRYRYAGQWKHARMHGCGVYEINERTIYGRFYFGELVEDDTGCDEDVSAMHAGIAEVAAAKARMFVNKPDGMVREERGPYGDPQHPYFYEDDDVWMAPGFINQFYEVPDYWKTYVHEVDEEREMWLNSFYKAPLRIPMPAELEYWWSKDETPEFVLLNKEPEPDPEDPSKLVYTEDPIILHTRTGRLINYINDEKYGVRLFWQPLLKDGEEVDPKKVEFLPLGFDDFYGRNVGVKKKNLWMRVVSAVENACKPVLEKVEKWTEEKRKASEVKLKLIEKELELVEAELCLEEVIEDMDEELKMREKEEEKAEMSLQEEEDTSAASAKQDEKPLVEEDEEDEDEEEEEEDEDDVAPSSFGSATADQDATKNGQKGNKPGKSPFSSSSLAFASCSLVSGVPSRLQQAFLSWKKSRAMLNTTIPSCNDASSCPSADSVSFPPVVGRKVNLKATCQRQLNCEAKISSNGRLSRMRPISQLCSSHSTSMDTRISSKEMRSRNCSWPHVAQGREPYSVLSLHTPVHCLNPYEETMHGEPPLSPLLT